In Nitrosarchaeum sp., the sequence GTTTAGCAACATCTGTTTTTGATCTTTTTGGAAGATATGTAGGATTGGGAAAAGAGAACTGGATTGATGGATTAATTACTGGATGGTGTAGAAAAGGCGGAATATTATATCTCGATGAGGCAAACATGATGAAACAAGACGTTGCAACAAAATTAAACCCGTTATTGGATCAAAGAGGACACATGGTGCTTACAGAAAAAGACAGTGAAATTATTCACAGACACAAACATGCGTATATGATAATTAGCATGAACCCAGTATCATCAGAATTTGCAGGTACAAAACCAATCAATGCGGCTATGAGAAGAAGAATGAGCGTATGGTTGAATTTCGATTACATGAGTGTAGGAGATAACATAGACGAAAAAGAATTCAAGATGGTATCTGAAAGAGGAGGCATATCTTTAGAAGATGCAGAAATTATTGTAAGGATTGGAGCTAAATTAAGACAAGAATACAAAATGGGCGATCTTCCTTACGGTCCATCGGTAGGAGATTTGGTAAACTGGGCAAAGATTTGCTCAGATGGTGTAGACATTCCAACTGGCGGAGATGAAACTTTGGTTCCAATGACTAGTGACGATCCAGAAGTTCAGGATGAAGTAAGACAGATAATTAAAAAGGTAATCGAAGGCAAAGTAGCACAACGAAATCGTAAAGTGTGATTAAATGAAAGAAACAGTAGAGGACGTAGCACACCAAATTTTTTTTGATATATGTGAAAAAAAACCTACTGATGTAGACGTAATTTTTTTAGAAGCTATCAATTTTCCAAAATTAGAATACTTGCCAAGAACTACAGCGTATATTCCATTACCTAGGATGGTTAGTGGAAAGAACATTTTTGAAGGAATAATTTTTTCAGATTATGAAACAGGGCAAGAAACGATTTGGAATTTATTTTTTGCTACACTCTGTCATGCAGCAGGGCATGCAAAAGTGACTGATTTTAATATATACAAAAATTGGATAAAGAACAAAGACAAACAAAAAGCATACAAAATAATTGAATTCATAGAAGATATCAAAGTAAATGATTTTTTAAAGAAATCATTTCCAGAATACTATCAAGGCATTAAAAAAATTGATGAGGTTTTTGAAGTATTGAATCAAAGAGACAATATTAAAAAACCAGAATATGCAAAGAAAAAATTTACAGAATATTTTAATATAAAAAATATAGATATGCAAAAAATCCAAAACGACATTATTGAATTAAACCAAGAAAAGAATGAAAAATTATTAGATATTGCTGATGTATTATATAAAAACCAAAATAACATATTAGTTGAAAATGTTCCATATGTAGATCATTATTTTAATCAAAAAAACATATCATGGAAACAAAATATCACAATAACACCAGAAGGATTGGTTGAAAGAAATGTGCAAAACTTTATCGAGATATGGTTTGAACAATTAAAACGCAGAGCAAAAGTGAGGAAAAGATATGGAGGATTAACTCAAGATCTTAATTTTGATAAAATTGAATTTGCTCCAGAAAACATTGGCGAATATCTAAGGTTGAAAAATGCCACCCATATGTTTTTGAAAAAATTGAGTAGCCAGATCAAATTAATTCCTAACGTAATGGATGACGGAGTTCCAGAAGATATGGGATTATTGCAAATGCAAGCAGCTATCCAAGCAGTGGCAGCTCAAAATAACAGTATTCAGATTTTTGAACAAGATGACTATAGAAGAATAGAAGAGGAATGGGCAATAGTTTTAGACACAAGTTCCAGCATGAGACTGAAATTTGATGAAATGAAAAAATTTGCAATATCTCTTGGGGAAGCTGCAAACGAAGTGAATTCAAAAAATGGAAAGTGGGGATTTTTTACTTTTAATAATAATTTTAGAATAGTAAAAGACCACTATGAAAAATATGATAAAACATCAAGAGCAAGAATAGGAGGAATAGAGATTACAGGATTATCATTTATCGGTGATGCAGTAAAACTATGTACTAGAATATTAGAAAGAGAAAATATCGAAAGGAAATATATTTTCCTAGTTACAGATGGGCAACAAGTAGGAACCATTGGAAATACTAAAGACATGGAAGACGCAGTCATGGAAGCAAGAAAGAAAGGAATCACAGTAATTGCAATAGGGTTTCCTGAAGGAAACTCTAAAATTTTCAATATGGCTATGCCTTATGAGAATTTACGTAAGACCGTAGCCAAATTCGTGGCAGCATATTCCAGATTGTCTGGAGACGATATCTAAGGCATTACATCAAATTGATGTAAAATTCATTTGTTTTAAAAGAATTGGCCTTTGATCGATGTTTTTTTTGACTCTAGTAGTTCTAATCACATGTTATTTTGACAGTATTATGAGTTGTAAAATTGGATTCATTCATAATTTTTCATATTTTGCCATACAAGACAAGAAAATGTGCATTAATTGTGGGATAGAAGAAAGCAATAATAATTAATCAAATTATTCTGAAATAATGAATTCTTTGTTTTTTATTTTTTTGCCTTTTTTGATTTTCAACACTACAGTTTTTGCACAAACTCAATCACATATTGATTCTTCAGAATACATTTTGAAAATAGATCAACACGTATATTCGATATATTATGTTGTAAATTCAGATATTATTGCAATGGATATCGATCCTGAATCAAAATCACTTCTTATAGGCTTGGAGAATACTTATGATTCGAAATTTATTATTGATTTAGAACATGAATTGATTAATGCTCAAGATAACGAATTTGTAGTTTTAGTTGACAGTCAAGAAGTAGATTATAAAATAACACCAGATTCAGATAGTTCTACATTTGAGTTCTTTGTACCGGTAGGTTCAGAAGAAGTAGAAATTATTGGAACTCATGTAATTCCAGAGTTTCCATTTAGCGCAATTTTTGGATTGATAATCATGATTTCATCAATCATAATCTTTACAAAGGTAAAACCGTCTTTTTTTAAGTTGTAATTTTATCCAATTGATTAGTTTCTTTTGCAGTTTTTATTTCACGTGCTATTCTTTTACCCATACTCATTGGCTCATTAAATAATAATGAGTAGTAGGGAGAACCATCCATGTAGATATTTGTCCCAGCTACTATTCTAGCTGAAAATTCAAACGATGTGAATTTTGCATTCTCATCATAAACTCCCTCTATACAAAATGGGCCATTCATTCCAGGAGACACAACTCTTTTAGATGCTTCAACAAAATTTTCACCCATAGTATAGACTTCGTCTAGTAATGACTCTCTTAGTACTATGGGACTATTTCCTATCACATTAAATGATGGCACCTTATTGCTTTTGAGTTGTTGCTCAGAAGGAATTCTTGCCATACCTTCAATATCGGATTCATGTCTTTGATCAGCGCCAAAAAATTCCAATTCTTCTTTTAACGGAGAGTAAAAAAATTGCAAGTACGCCAAAACCCCAGCAGCATACTCTTGAATGTAAAGTGTCTCATCGTTAGAAATAATTCCTTGTGAAATCAGCTGGTTTCGTTTTTTATTATAATCATCAGGTGTGGCAGCTAAAAAATACCCTTTACCTCCAGCAGCGCCTTGTC encodes:
- a CDS encoding formate--phosphoribosylaminoimidazolecarboxamide ligase, with amino-acid sequence MTAIATLGSHCSLQVLKGAKDEGLKTILVCEKKREKLYRRFPFIDELILVDNFVDVLERKHQSILEQNNAVLIPHGTLIAQMSSEQIESIKTPIFGNKWILRWESDRTMKEKLMREAKLPVPKPVLSSKDIDKLVIVKRQGAAGGKGYFLAATPDDYNKKRNQLISQGIISNDETLYIQEYAAGVLAYLQFFYSPLKEELEFFGADQRHESDIEGMARIPSEQQLKSNKVPSFNVIGNSPIVLRESLLDEVYTMGENFVEASKRVVSPGMNGPFCIEGVYDENAKFTSFEFSARIVAGTNIYMDGSPYYSLLFNEPMSMGKRIAREIKTAKETNQLDKITT
- a CDS encoding AAA family ATPase; the protein is MEQKRIISSVNHSKVNTDKVNLSVSISKIKKDTHKLSKMYDFKKYMDSSDMIFPSEMQDMIPKDTPPYLDNGEHYVERIGRALKFFKQCALIGPSGTGKTHIVYLVAELAGLPMWEINCGLATSVFDLFGRYVGLGKENWIDGLITGWCRKGGILYLDEANMMKQDVATKLNPLLDQRGHMVLTEKDSEIIHRHKHAYMIISMNPVSSEFAGTKPINAAMRRRMSVWLNFDYMSVGDNIDEKEFKMVSERGGISLEDAEIIVRIGAKLRQEYKMGDLPYGPSVGDLVNWAKICSDGVDIPTGGDETLVPMTSDDPEVQDEVRQIIKKVIEGKVAQRNRKV
- a CDS encoding vWA domain-containing protein, which encodes MKETVEDVAHQIFFDICEKKPTDVDVIFLEAINFPKLEYLPRTTAYIPLPRMVSGKNIFEGIIFSDYETGQETIWNLFFATLCHAAGHAKVTDFNIYKNWIKNKDKQKAYKIIEFIEDIKVNDFLKKSFPEYYQGIKKIDEVFEVLNQRDNIKKPEYAKKKFTEYFNIKNIDMQKIQNDIIELNQEKNEKLLDIADVLYKNQNNILVENVPYVDHYFNQKNISWKQNITITPEGLVERNVQNFIEIWFEQLKRRAKVRKRYGGLTQDLNFDKIEFAPENIGEYLRLKNATHMFLKKLSSQIKLIPNVMDDGVPEDMGLLQMQAAIQAVAAQNNSIQIFEQDDYRRIEEEWAIVLDTSSSMRLKFDEMKKFAISLGEAANEVNSKNGKWGFFTFNNNFRIVKDHYEKYDKTSRARIGGIEITGLSFIGDAVKLCTRILERENIERKYIFLVTDGQQVGTIGNTKDMEDAVMEARKKGITVIAIGFPEGNSKIFNMAMPYENLRKTVAKFVAAYSRLSGDDI
- a CDS encoding PEFG-CTERM sorting domain-containing protein, with the protein product MIFNTTVFAQTQSHIDSSEYILKIDQHVYSIYYVVNSDIIAMDIDPESKSLLIGLENTYDSKFIIDLEHELINAQDNEFVVLVDSQEVDYKITPDSDSSTFEFFVPVGSEEVEIIGTHVIPEFPFSAIFGLIIMISSIIIFTKVKPSFFKL